A window of the Actinomycetes bacterium genome harbors these coding sequences:
- a CDS encoding DUF4386 domain-containing protein codes for MAMTMTSTGTGSAPDTIGADLIRAARTTGLLYLAFFITGISGSMLVRGQLFVADDAQGTLSNLMQHGTLARVGIVLELGIVLTQALTAVWFYRLFRSVDTVAAGALAAFGMVNAVAILGSAALLATALDVAGDASLATPGGAAATVQLLYVASGHLWGVAGVFFGLWLIPMGWLVVRSRWLPQPLGWILIAGGVGYLLSTFVSYAFPNADLVTQLLTVPAIIGEVWIMGYLIIVGIRDHAQPDRQSARVP; via the coding sequence TGGCCATGACCATGACGAGCACCGGCACCGGCTCCGCCCCTGACACGATCGGAGCCGACCTCATCCGCGCGGCGCGCACGACCGGGCTGCTCTATCTCGCCTTCTTCATCACCGGGATCTCGGGCTCCATGCTGGTCCGCGGCCAGCTCTTCGTCGCCGACGACGCCCAAGGCACTTTGTCGAACCTGATGCAGCACGGGACCCTGGCGCGCGTCGGCATCGTCTTGGAGCTGGGCATCGTGTTGACCCAGGCCCTGACGGCGGTGTGGTTCTACCGCCTGTTCCGCAGCGTCGACACTGTCGCGGCCGGCGCGCTCGCGGCGTTCGGGATGGTCAACGCAGTCGCGATCCTCGGCAGCGCGGCACTGCTCGCCACGGCCCTGGACGTGGCCGGCGACGCGTCGTTGGCCACGCCCGGCGGTGCGGCTGCCACCGTGCAGCTGCTCTACGTCGCCAGCGGCCATCTGTGGGGAGTCGCGGGTGTGTTCTTCGGCCTGTGGCTGATCCCGATGGGCTGGCTCGTGGTCCGCTCGCGTTGGCTGCCGCAGCCCTTGGGCTGGATCCTGATCGCGGGCGGGGTGGGCTACCTGCTCAGCACGTTTGTCAGCTACGCGTTCCCGAACGCCGACCTCGTCACCCAGCTGCTGACGGTCCCCGCGATCATCGGCGAGGTCTGGATCATGGGGTACCTGATCATCGTCGGCATCCGCGACCACGCCCAGCCGGATCGTCAGAGCGCGCGGGTGCCATGA